ccaTAACGCAGAGAAACGTGCACTTGGTTTCTTACCCTCCGGCAATCATCTCCAAGAATAGTCACCCCAAAAGACACTCACATCCATGGGTGCATCCACGTCTAAGGAAAGCTCCCAGAAAACCATCAAAGACCAAACATTATCAGGTCTTGGAAACCTACTGAGGCTCCTCCCGACGGGGACAGTCTTCATGTACCAGTTCCTCAGCCCTACCTTATCCAACTATGGCAACTGCGACACCTTCAAGTACAAGTTCCTTACCTCCATCCTCGTTGGTCTATGCGGTCTGGCTTGCTTCTTTTCTACTTTCACCGACAGTTATGTCGGAGATGACAAGAAAATCCACTATGGGATCGCAACGTTGAAAGGTCTTTGGCCCTCGCCGGAGTCCAAGAACGTCGACTTGTCGGCCTATAAGCTTCGGTTTTCCGACTTCGTTCATGCCTTCTTTACGGTGTGTGTGTTTGGAGTCGTCGTGCTTTTGGATCAAAATACTGTGGAGTGCTTCTATCCGGTGTCGGCTTCCACTGAGAAAACTTTGCTCAAGGTGTTGCCTCCTGTTGTTGGTGCGGCGTCGAGTGTGGTTTTCATGGCTTTTCCTAACAAGCGCCATGGAATCGGATACCCTAAAAGTAGTACTGATTCTTCGAATTAGGATTCCAAGTCTGCTGGCGGAGAAGTATCCTTAACAAAAGTCTAAATCAGAATTAAGTTCGAGCTGTGTGATTTTCTATCTTTTACCTAATTGTTGCCTTGTTTTCGTGTGTATAAATTCCTATGTTTATATATAAGCTGGTTTGATGAGATCATACGTGCTTACTTTGTTGCATGGCGTGATCAGGTTGTAACTTGTGAATCTTCACAGGATTTTCAGTTCGCTTCATGTGCTTTGTGTATGGTTTaatatttcttctttcttgAGGTTTGTGCATGGAGAAATACCCTCATCAGAAAAACCTAAGGAAATTTGTGTATGGTTATgtagtcttcttcttcttacgTTGTTATCCATGTAGTTTCCCTCTTTATAATGAGGTTAGTTGAACTTGTTATTAATtagtcactacaacaaatggTGACTTTTGCCACCAATTTTTTTTCTGCAGCATAATTTCGTGGGAAAAAATAACCTTTTACTACCAAAATTGTTGGAGAGAATAAATATAGGCATTTTTCTATGAAATTGTTGTGGTGGATAATGTTTGTTGGTAAAAGattttttcctaccacgtct
This genomic interval from Carya illinoinensis cultivar Pawnee chromosome 2, C.illinoinensisPawnee_v1, whole genome shotgun sequence contains the following:
- the LOC122294762 gene encoding protein DMP2-like, producing the protein MGASTSKESSQKTIKDQTLSGLGNLLRLLPTGTVFMYQFLSPTLSNYGNCDTFKYKFLTSILVGLCGLACFFSTFTDSYVGDDKKIHYGIATLKGLWPSPESKNVDLSAYKLRFSDFVHAFFTVCVFGVVVLLDQNTVECFYPVSASTEKTLLKVLPPVVGAASSVVFMAFPNKRHGIGYPKSSTDSSN